In Thermus aquaticus, the sequence GGGTGCTCCTGGCCTACCTCTTCAGCGCCCAGGGGGTGCCGGAGGCCACGGGGCGGGCGGTGATCCTGGAGGTCCTGCCGGGGAGCGTGGCGGAGGAGGCCGGGCTCAAGCCCGGGGACGTCCTTGTGGCGGTGGACGGCAAGCCCCTAAGGCGCCCCCAGGAGATTGAGGCCGTCAAGGTAACGGGCCCCCACACCCTGACCGTCCTCAGGGAGGGGCGGGAGGTGGCCCTTAGCCTCACCTGGGGGGAGGGGATGGAGAAGCTGGGGGTGGTCTACCAGCCGGAGGTGGCCTACCGCCAGGTGGGCTTCCTCCAGGGCCTGGCCCTGGCGGCGGGCCGCACCTTGGCCTTTGGGCCCACCATGGTCCAGGCCCTGGTGGGGGGGCTTATTGGCGTGCTTTCGGGGAACGCCAATAGCGGCGTGGTGGGGCCCGTGGGCATCGTGGCCGAGGCGGGCCGGGCGGCCCAGGAGGGGCTTTTCCGCCTCATAGAGCTCACCGCCGCCATCAACCTCTCCCTGGCCCTCTTCAACCTCCTCCCCATCCCCGCCCTGGACGGGGGGCGGATCCTCCTCCTCTTCCTCACCCGCTTCCTCCGCATCCGGCCCGAGCAGGAGGCCCTGGTCCACTACCTGGGCTTCCTCTTCCTCATGCTCCTGGTCCTCCTGGTCACCCTGCAGGACCTGAGGCGGCTTTTGGGGGGCTGATGGAGGCCACGGTCCTCATCCCCGCCTACAACGAGGAGGCCACGGTCGCCCAGGTGGTGCGGGTGGCCCGAGAGGCGGGCTTTCCCGTGGTGGTGGCCGACGACGGCTCCAGGGACAAGACGGCCCTGGAGGCCCAAGGCGCCGGGGCGGAGGTGGTCCGCCTGGAGGGGAACCGGGGCAAGGGCGGGGCCATCGCCGAGGGGCTGAAGCGGGTGAGGACCCCCCTGGTCCTCCTCCTGGACGCCGACCTCCTGGGGCTTAGGCCCGAGCACCTTAAGGACCTCCTCCTCCCCGTGGCCCGGGGGGAGGCGGAGATGACCGTGGGGGTCTTCCGGGGAGGGCGGCTTTCCACAGACCTGGCCATGCGCCTCACCCCCTTTCTCTCGGGGCAGAGGGCCCTAAGGACCCAGGACCTCCGGGAGGTGGAGGGCCTCGAGGGGGCCCGCTACGACCTGGAGCTCCTCCTCACCCGCCACGCCAAGAAGCGGGGCTGGCGGGTGCGCTACCTGCCCCTAACGGGGGTGAGCCAGGTGATGAAGGAGGAAAAGCGCGGCCTTCTCCCTGGCCTTCTCCACCGCCTCAGGATGTACAAGGAGATCCTCCGCTACCGCCTCAAGGCGCGCTGAAGCGAAGGAGCTCCACCAGCCCCGCCCCCGCCCGGTAGGCCACCACCCCCAGGCCCGGCACCAGGTAGAGCTCCTTGAGGTCGGTGCCGCCCTTTTCCGTGGTGAAGGCCACCCGCACCCGGTAGGCGTTGAAGGCCCCGGCCCTGGTCCTAAGGCCCTCCAGGCCTTCCACCCGGGCGGAGAGGGCCACCTTCTGGCCCTGGAAGGCGGCGCTTCCGCCCCAGGCCTGCCCGGGGAAGAGGCGGGGTGGGTAGAGGAGAAGGGGCGGGGCGAAGGGGAAGTACCCCTCGGGAAGCCCCACGCCCAGGAGGTAAAGCCCCTCCGGGGTGAGCTTGAGGCGGTCCTCCCGGAAAAGCCGGCCACCTTTCAGGTAGCGGAGGCGAAAGCCCTCGGGGGCGGGGAGGAGCTCCTGCAAGGTGCCGTCCGAGTAGGCGTACCGCCCCCCGCCCTGGGGGAAGACCTGGGCCAGGGCCGGGAGGAGGCAAAGGAGAAGAGCGAGGAGGCGCCTCATACCCTTGTTTCCCCTTTCCTTCGGCCCACCATGCCTGGCAACCTCCCCAAGAACCTTTCGCCAGTGCCCCCATGCTGGCTTGGGCCAGCATGGGGTGGGATCACTCCACCTCCCCCAGCTCGTGCCCCCGCCGGGTGGCCGCCTCCACCGCCTCGTAGAAGGCCGCCCGCAGGGCCCGAGCCTCGAGGGCGTGCAGGCCGTGGATGGTGGTGCCCCCGGGGCTCGCCACCTCGTCCTTGAGCTGGCCCGGGTGGCGGCCCTTCAGAAGCTCCCCGGTGGCGGCCAGGGCCTCGGCCGCCAGGCGCAGGGCCAGGGCCCTGGGCATCCCCATCTTGACCCCGGCGTCGGCCAGGGCCTCGGCCACCAGGGCCAGGTAGGCGGGCGCCGAGGCCGACATGGCGGTGAAGGGGTCAAAGAGATGCTCGGGGATCTCGTACACGTCGCCCACGGTGGCGAAGAGGGCCCGGGCGAAGTCCAGGTCCCCGGCCTCCCTGGCCTCCGGCAAAGCGGTGAGGGCGGTGGAGCTTTCCCCGATCACCGCCGCCAGGTTGGGCATGGCCCGCACCACCCGCCTGTTGGAAAGCCTCCGGGCCAGAAGGGCCGTGGACACCCCCGCCATGATGGAGATGTACCCCACCTCCGGGCGGGCCACCTCCGGGGCCAGGTGGGGAAAGTCCCTGGGCTGGACGGCGATCAAAACCCGCTCCGCCTGGGAAAGCTCCTCCAGGGGCACGGGCCGGATGCCAAAGGCCTCCGCCAGCTCCCGGGTGCGCTCGGGGGTGCGGCCCACCACCCCCACCTCCTCGGGGCGCAGGAAGCCCCGGGCGAGGGCCCCCTTGAGGATGCTCCTGCCCATCTTCCCCAGGCCCAGGAAGACCAGCCTCATGCCTTAGAGTCTACCTTGCGGAGGCGCAGGTAATAAAACCCGTCCAGACCCTCCCGCGGGGCCACGTAGACCCCAAGGCCCGCCTTCAGGACCGGTAGCGGGCAGGAGAAGGCCTCGAGGCGGAACTCCGGGTGCCGCTCCAAAAAGGCCCGGGCCACCCCCTCCCCCTCCTCCTCGGTGAGGGAGCAGACGGCGTAGACCAGCACCCCGCCCTCCTCGGTGGCCCCGGCGGCGGTTTCCAAAAGCTCTAGCTGAAGGCGGGCCATGGCCTTGGGGTCCTCCGGCTTCAGGCGGTAGCGGAGCTCGGGGTGGGCGCGGAAGGTGCCGGTGCCGGTGCAGGGGGCATCCAGGAGGACCTTTTTGGCCTTCTCCTTCAAGGGTTCCCTCAGGTCCTGGGTGCGGTAGGTGACCTTAAGCCCAAGCCGCCTGGCCGTTTTCGCCCCCGCCTCCTGGCGCCTCGGGTTCAGGTCGTAGGAGACCACCTCCGCCCCCCTGGAGGCCAGATAAAAGGCCTTGAGCCCCGCTCCCCCGCAGAGGTCCAGGACCCTTTCCCCGGGCTCTGGCTCCAGAAGCCTCGCGGCGAAGAGGGAGGCCGGGTTCTGGGGCTGGAGGCCCAGGCGGGAGAAGTCCTCCTTGGGGCCTTCCCAGATGTAGCTCCCCGGGATGGGGCCCGGCCTCAGGTCCACGGGGCGGTAAGCGGTGACGAAGAGGGGGGCGGGCTCGTTGAAGCCCTCGGCGAAGCCCACCTCCCCGAAAAAGCCCCGCCAGGCCTGGCAGAGCCAGTCAGGCAGGGAGAGGCGCACGCACTCCGGGGCCTCCCGGGGCTTAAGGCGGCGGAGCACGGCGTTCACCAGGCCAGAAAGGGCTGGGTGGCGGGCCTTCGCCTCCTCCACCCAAGGGCTCACCCGGGCGTGGTCCTCCTTGCCCAAAAGCCACTCCAAGGCCCCCAGGCGCAGGATCCAGAGCACCTCCTTGGGAAGCCTATCCGGAGCCCTCAGGTGGGGCTCCAGGAGGAAGTCCAGAAGCCTCAGGCGGCGCAGGACCCCGTAGACCAGGTGGGTCACGTAGGCCTTGTCCCGCTCGGGGAGGTCCGAGCGGTCCAGGGCCCGGTCCAAAAGGAGCTGGGCCCGCCCTCCCCGCTCCACCTCCAGGAGGACGGCGAGGGCCAGGCCCCGGGGGGTGGTGGGCCTCAAGACTCCAGGGGATGGGCCTTGATGCTGAACTTAAGGGCGGTCCGCTCCTCGTTCTCCAGCTCCAGCTTGACGAAGGCGGGCTTGACCACCAGATCCAGGTTGTCGGGGGCGATGTAGCCCCGGGCGATGGCGATGGCCTTCACCGCCTGGTTCACCGCCTGGGGCCCGATGGCCTGGACCTCCACCTCGCCTTTGGTGCGCAAAAGCGCCGCGATGGCGCCAGCCACGGAGTTGGGGCGGGACTTGGAAGAGACGCGCAACGTTTCCACTTTGACCTCCTGAAAACCCTTGGGCCACCCCGCTTGGATCAGCCTTGGGCGGCTTGAGACCATGCTAGGACACCAAGCCCGCCCTTGGCAACTAGGCGGCCATGACCCGCTCCTCCAGGCCCTTGAGGAGGCTTTCCACGTTCTCCTGCATGAGCTTCTGCACCAGCTTCTGCAAAAGCCCGCCAAAGATGGGGATGGTGAGCTCGTAGGTGAGGGTGAGGACCACCCGGGTCCCCTCCCCCTCGGGCAGGAAGACCCAGGTGCCCTCGTAGCGGTCAAAGTCCCCCTCGGGGGAGAAGAAGCGGTTTCTCAGATTCTCGTCGTCCCACTCCTCCTCCTCCAGCCAGCGCACCTTCTTGCCCATGGCCACCGCCACCCACTCGCTTTTGGTGCGGTGGCCCTCCCGGGATAGGACCTTGAGGCTTTCCACCTCCTTGAGGTAGGGCTTGAGGCCCTCCAGGTCCTTGGCCAGGGCGTAGACCTTCTCCGGGGGAGCTTGGATGAAACGTTCGGCGCGTACCTCGGGCATGGGCTCTTTTTACCCGCTTTCCTCCTCCTTGACAAGCCGGTAGGCCTCGAGGGCCACCCCCAAAGGAAAGCCCCGCCCCTTTAGGAAGCGGACCGCCTTGGCCTTGTCCCCCCGCCGGGGATAGCGGCGGAGGACCTTCAGGGCGGCCTGAAGGACGTCCTCCTCCTTGGGCAGAACCGCCTCCACGATCTCCTCCCCCACCCCCTGGGCCAGCAGGAGCCTCCTTAACTTCATGGGGCCATAGCGGGCGCGGGTGGCCACGTAGGTCTCGGCGAAGGCCCGGTCGTCCAGGTAGCCCATGGCCTTCAGGCGCTCCAGGGCCTCCTCTATCTCCTCTGGGGCGAAGCGGGCCAGGAGCTTTTCCTTGAGGCGGGCCTCGCTCATGGCCCTCCGGGCAAGGAGGCGGAGGGCGTGGGCCAGGGCCGCGGCGCGTTCCATGCCTTTAGGGTACGCTAAGGCCCATGCGGGTCTTCGCCATCGCCGACCCCCACCTCTCCCGCGTCCACCCCAAGCCCATGACCATCTTCGGGCCCGCCTGGCAGGGCCACCCGGAGGCCTTCTTCCGGGGCTGGCGGGAGGTGGTGGGCCCGGAGGACCTGGTCATCGTGGCCGGGGACATCTCCTGGGCCATGCGCCTCGCCGAGGCCATCCCCGACCTTCTGGACCTGGCGTCTCTGCCCGGCAGAAAGGTCCTCCTAAAGGGCAACCACGACTACTGGTGGCCCTCCATCAGCCGCCTGCGGGCGGTCCTGCCCGAGGGCATGTACGCCCTGCAGAACGACGCCCTGGTCCTGGACGGGGTGGCGGTGGCGGGCACCCGGGGCTGGGAGTACCCTCCCAAGACCCCCGAGGACGAAAAGATCTTCGCCCGGGAGGTGGAGCGCCTGGGCCTTTCCCTGAAGGCCCTAAAGGGCCAGCCCTACCGCCACCTGGTCCTGGCCTTCCACTTCCCCCCCTTTGGGCCGGGCGGGGAGGCCACCCCCCTCCTGGAGATGGCGGCGGAAGCGGGGCCCAGCGCCATCGTCTACGGCCACCTCCACGGGGCCGACCCCGAGCGCCTTCCCCAGGCCTACCGGGGCATTCCCCTCCACCTGGTGGCCGCCGACGCCTTAGGCTTCCGGCCCAAGCCCATCCTGGAGGTCTAGGCCCGTGCGAGGACCCTGGGCCTTTCTCCTTTTCCTCCAGGGAGGGCTTCTCCTCATGGGCGCCTCGGGCATGCTCCTTCTGGGCCTACCCCTAAAGGGGCGAAACCCCTGGGTGGAGGTGCCGGCGGGGCTCCTCCTCCTTGGGCTCCTTCAGGGCCTCGAGGGCCTCTTCGCCCGCCTCTTTCCCGCCTCCTTCCGAGAAGCGGAAAGGCTCCACCGGGAACTGGGGCGAAGCCTGAAGGCGGCGGGGCTTGGGCCGCCCGCCCTCCTCCTCCTGGCCCTCCTTTCCGGGGTGGCGGAGGAGGTCTCTTTCCGGGGCCTTCTGCAAACCCTCCTCTACGCGAAGTTCGGGGCCTGGGGCCTCCTCCTCCAGGCCCTCCTCTTCGCCCTCCTCCACCCCGCCCCCCGGAAGGCCTTCGCCTACACCCTCTACACCGGGGTGGCGGGCCTCCTCCTGGGCCTCGCCTACCTCCTCACGGGAAGCCTCATCCCGGGCATCCTGGCCCACGTCCTCCACAACGCCCGGGGGTTTTACGAGGCCTGGCGGGGATGAAAGGGAAGCCGGGCCACACTTTCCCCGAGGCCTATGGTAGAATGGGGCCCAACGGGGTATACCAAAAGCCTATGAGATGGGAGAGCTGGACTTCATCCGCCAGCGCCAAGACCTGGAAGCCTACCGGGCCTTGAGCTGGGAAGGTTCCTTCGCCGACTACCTGCGCCTCCTCAAGGAGGACCCCAGGCCCTTAAGGACCAGCTTCCAGCGGGCCCACGACATGATCCTGGCCCACGGGGTGGAAGAGTACACCCTCTTCCGGGAGAAGCTCCTCCACTACCCCTTCTTTGACGACCCCTTTGAAGGGGGCAAGGACGCCATCTTCGGCCTGGACAAGCCCCTCATGCGCCTGGTGGCCACCCTGAAGGCGGCCGCCCACCGCCTGGGGCCAGAAAGGCGCATCCTCCTCCTCCACGGCCCCGTGGGCTCGGCCAAGAGCACCATCGCCCGGCTCCTCAAGAAGGGCCTCGAGGCCTACAGCCGCACCGAGGAGGGGAGGCTTTACACCTTCTATTGGAAAACCCCGGAGGGCCCCCTCCCCTGCCCCATGCACGAGGAGCCCCTGCACCTCCTCCCCATGGAGATGCGGGAAGCCTTTCTGGCCGAACTGCGGAGTCTGCACCCCGACTACCCCTACCCCCTCGAGGTGGAGGGGGACCTCTGCCCCGTCTGCCGCTTCATGATGCGGGAGGCCCTGAGCCGCCACGGGGGGGACCTGGCGGCGGTCCTGGAGAAGGAGATCGCGGTCAAGCGCCTGGTCCTCTCGGAGAAGGACCGCATTGGCATCGGCACCTTCCAGCCCAAGGACGAGAAGAACCAGGACTCCACCGAGCTCACCGGGGACATCAACTACCGCAAGGTGGCCATCTACGGCTCCGACTCCGACCCAAGGGCCTTCAACTTTGACGGGGAGCTCAACATCGCCAACCGGGGCATCGTGGAGTTCATTGAGATCCTCAAGCTGGACGTGGCCTTCCTCTACGACCTCCTCACGGCCAGCCAAGAGCACAAGATCAAGTCCAAGAAGTTCGCCCAGACGGACATAGACGAGATTGTGTTGGGCCACACAAATGAGCCAGAATATAGAAAACTTCAGGCCAACGAGTACATGGAAGCCCTCCGGGACCGCACCATCAAGATAGACATTCCCTACATCCTACGGGTCTCCGACGAGGTGAAGATCTACCGGCGGGACTTCGCCAAGGTGCGGGGCAAGCACATCGCCCCCCACACCCTGGAGATGGCCGCCACCTGGGCCGTGCTCACCCGCCTCGAGCCCCCCAAGCGGGCAGGGCTCACCCTCATGCAAAAGCTCAAGCTCTACGACGGCAGGCTCCTTCCGGGCTGGACGGAGGAGGCGGTGCGGGAGCTCATGGGGGAGGCCAAGCGGGAGGGCCTGGAGGGGATCAGCCCCCGGTACATCCAGGACAAGATCAGCAACGTCCTCGTCACCAGCGAGGAGCCCTGCATCAACCCCTTCATGGTGATGAACGAGCTGGAGGAGGGGCTCAAGCACCACTCCCTTATCTCGGACGAAAAGACCCGGGAGCGCTACCGGGCCCTTCTGCAGGAGGTGAAGGCGGAGTACGCCGAGATCGTAAAAAACGAGGTGCAGCGGGCTATCGCCGCCGACGAGGAGGCCCTAAACCGCCTCTTCCACAACTACATAGACCACGTGAAGGCCTACGTGCTGGGGGAGAAGGTAAAAAACCCCTACACCGGCGCCCCCGAGCCCCCAAACGAGCGCCTCATGCGCTCCGTGGAGGAGAGGATAGAGATCCCCGAGTCCCGCAAGGACGACTTCCGCCGGGAGATCATGAACTACATCGGGGCCATGGCCCTGGAAGGCAGGCAGTTCACCTACAAGGACAATGAGCGCCTGCGCCGGGCCCTGGAGCTCAAGCTCTTTGAGGACCAGAAGGACACCATCCGGCTCTCCGCCCTGGTCTCGGGCACGGTGGACCCCGAGACCCAGGCCAAGATTGACGTGGTCAAGGCCCGGCTCATCCGGGACTACGGCTACTGCGAGCACTGCGCGGGCGGCGTCCTGGAGTTCGCCGCCTCCATCTTCGCCCGGAGCGAGCGATGAGGCCCATTGAGCGGGACCTCCTGCGCTTCAAGGAGATCGTCTGGGGGGAGGTGAAGAAGAGGGCCCGGGAGTTCCTCACCCGGGAGGAGCTCTTCGGCCAGGTGGAAGGGGGGGTGGTCTCCATCCCCCTCCCCCAGCTGGAGGTGCCCAAGATCGTCTACGGCGAGCCCCTGGGGGAAGGCCCCCTGGGGGCGGGGCCGGGGGCGGAGGGCCTGGGCCCTGGGGGGCACATCCCTGTGGCGGAGCTGGAGCTGGAGGAGTTTTTGGACCTCATGGGGGAAGCCCTGCGGCTTCCCCGCCTCAGGCCCAAGGGGGAAGGGGAGGTGACGGAGGAGGCCTTCCGCCACACCACCATCGCCCGTAAGGGCCCAAGAGGCCTCCGCCACGTGCGCCGCACCCTCAAGGAGAGCCTCAAGCGGAGCCTCCTCTCCGGAGAGTACCGGGAGGAGGAGCCGAGGCTCGTCCCTGAGCGGGAGGACCTCCGCTACAAGGCACCAAAGGCCAAGCCCCGGCCCCACGCCCAGGCAGTGGTCCTCTTCGCCCTGGACGTCTCGGGGAGCATGCGGGAGGAGGAGCTTAGGCTGGTCAAGACCCTCTCCTTCTGGATCACCCTCTGGATCCGCCGCCACTTCCCCCGGCTGGAGAGGCGCTACCTCCTCCACGACGCCGAGGCCTGGGAGGTCTCCGAGGAGGAGTTTTTCCGGGCCCGGGAGGGCGGGGGCACCCGGCTTTCCAGCGCCCTCCTCCTGGCGGAGGAGATCCTTAAGGCTTACCCCGAGGCCTTCTACAACCGCTACCTCTACCACTTCTCCGACGGGGAGAACTGGCAGGGGGACACCCCTTTGGCCCTCGAGGTCCTGGGCCGCCTCCTACCAGGCCTGGCCCTGTACGGTTACGCCCAGGTCCAGGGGCCCTACGGCCAAGGGCGCTTCCTCTCGGAACTGGAGGAAGCCCTGGGGGAGCGGGAGGAACTTAGGGCGGTGGAGGTGCGGGGCCGGGAGGACCTGCCCCCGGCCCTGAGGCGGCTTCTGGGAGGGTGAGGTGCGGAAGGAACTCCGGTACTGGGCCGAGCGGCTTGGGGAGAGGGCCAGGGAGGAAGGGCTTACCTTCCCCCCGGTGCTCTTTGAGGAGGTGGGGCCCGAGGAGATGGCCATGCTGGCGGCCTACGGGGGCTTTCCCCGCCGCTACCCCCACTGGCGCTTTGGCAGCGAGTACCTGCGCCAGCGGGAGGTCTACCGCTACGGCCTCGGGCGCATCTACGAGCTGGTGGTGAACACCGTTCCCGTGCACGCCTACCTCCTCAAGGGGAACACCCTCCTCGCCCAGAAGCTGGTCATGGCCCACGTCTACGCCCACGCCGACTTCTTCGCCAACAACCTGGCCTTCCAGGCAACCCCCAAGGACATGCTGGACGAGATGGCCCACCACGCCGCCTACGTGGAAAGGGCCATGGAAAGGCACGGGGCGAGGAGCGTGGAGGAGTTTTTGGACATGGCCCTCTCCCTGGAGAACCTGATAGACCCCCACGCCCCCTACATCCGGAGGCCCGAGGGCGAGGAGGAGGAGAGGCCCCAGGGGCGCCTGCGGGTCCGGGCCTACCTGGACCCCTACGTGAACCCCCCGGCCGAGCCCCCCAAGGAGGCGGAGGAAGGGGCAAGCCCCAGGCCCCTCCCCCCCAGGCCCACCCGGGACATCCTGGGCTTCCTGGCCCGGCACGCCCCCCTGGCCCCCTGGCAGAAGGGCATCCTGGAGATCATCCGGGAGGAGAGCCTCTACTACGCCCCGCAGGCGGCCACCAAGATCCTCAACGAGGGCTGGGCCACCTACTGGCACACGAGGCTCCTCCTCCCCCTCCTCACCCCCGATGAGGCCCTGGAGTTCGCCGAGCTCCAGTCGGGCCTCCTGGCCGCCCACGGCTTCAACCCCTACCGCCTGGGCTACTTCCTCCTCCAGGAGGTGGAGGAAAGGTGGGACAAGGGGCGGTTCGGCCCCGAGTACGAGGCCCTGCCCCTAGGGGAAAAGCTCCGCTACGAGAGGCCCACCGGGGAGGGTAAGCGGAAGCTTTTCCAGGTGCGGACCGTCCACACCGACATCTCCTTCCTGGAGGAGTTCCTCACCCCCGAGTTCGCCCTGGGCCGGCGCCTCCTCGCCCTCGAGGACCTCCCCCGCTTCCCGGAGGCCAAGAGGGCCCTCCTCTTCCGCCTCACCAATATGGGCTACCCCATCGTGGAGCTGGTGGACGCCAACTACGGCAACCGAGGGGAGCTTTATCTGGAGCATCTCTATGAGGGTGTGGAGCTGGACCTGAGGCGCACCAAGGCGGTGCTGGAAAACCTCCACCGCCTCTGGAGCCGCCCCGTGCACCTGAAGACCGTGGTGGGGGGCAAGGAGACCCTTCTCTCCGCCGGGGCCTAGCGCAAGACCCGGAGGTACCCGAGGAGCAGGGCTTCGGAAAGCTCCCCCAGGTGCCGGCTTACCAGCCGGCCCTCGCGGTCAAAGAAGAAGGTGGTGGGAAGCCCCTGGATCCCCAGGGCCTGGGAGAGACGGGTCTCGGGGTCCAGGAGGACCCACTCCGCCGTCAGGCCCTGCTCCTCCAGAAAGCGCCGCACCACCTCCGGCCCCTCCCCCTGGCTCACGAAAACGAAGTAGACGTCGGGGTTTTCCTGGCTCACGCGCACCATCATGGGAAGCTCCCACCGGCAGGGGGGGCACCAGGTGGCCCAGGCGTTGAGGACCACGGGCTTACCCAGGAACCGATCCAGGGAAATCTCTGTACCCCCCAGGGTGTAAAGGCTCACAGGAGGGAGCCTCTGCTCTTTGTCCCCCTGTCCCCGGGTCAGGAAGAGGCCCGCTACCAACAGGGCCACCACCCCGGCCAGGGCCGCGTACCGCCAAAGGTGCTTGGGCAAGGTCATGAGCGTGTACCCTCCTCCCGCCAGGATACCCCAGAGGGGATCAAAGCCCCCCTGCCAGACGTAAAGGGCGCTGAGGGGATCCCGGGCGTAGACCGATGCGTTTTCCAGCACGAAGCCGACTCTGGCCCCCAAAAGCCCCACCAGGATGGCGTTGTAGACCCATGGAGAGAGCCTCCTGTCCACCCGCCGGGCCAGAACCTCGGCCACGGCCACCATGGCCAAGAGGGCCAGGGCCACCTGGACCCTGGCCCAAGGCAGGGCGAGGGGCCCCACCTGAAGCGCGTCCATCACCGGACCAGGGGAAATCCCGCCCGCTCTATGGCCAGCACGCCGCCCTCCACGTGGTAGAGGTTGGTGTACCCTCTCTTCTTCAGGTACTCCGCCGCCTGGCGGCTGCGGTTGCCGCTGCGGCAGTAGAGGTAGACAGGCTTGTCCTTGGGCAGGGTGTCCGCCCAGCGGGCCACCTCCTCCACGGGGAGGTTCACCGCCCCCGGCACACGGCCCGCCCGGCACTCCTCGGGGGTGCGCACGTCCACGATCAGGGCACCAGACTCCAAGGCCCGGTAAAGCTCCTCCGGGCCCACGTTCTGGTAGCTCCCCTTGGGGCCGCAGGCGGCAAGGAGCGCCAGGGCCAAGAAGGCGAGGAAAGCCCGGCGGTTCATCCTAGGCCTTGACCCCCACGGCCTTCTTGATGGCCTGGAGGAACTGGGAGAGGGGCTGGGCCCCCAGGACCCGCTCCTTGCCGTGGTTGATGATGGTGTCCGGCACCCCGTGGATGTGGTAGCGGCCCGCGAGCTCGGGGAACTCGTTGGCCTCAATCATCTCGCCCCAGACCTTGGGGGAGGCGTAGGCCAGGCGGTGGGCGGTGCGGACGGCCTGGGGGCAGTAGGGGCAGGTGGGGGTGACGAAAACCTGGAGGACCACCTCCTCGGGCAGGTTCTGAAGCTCCTGCACCACGTTCTCGGGCAGGCCGTGGCCGTCCCGGCCCAACATCTCCAGGTCCTCCAGGAGGCTTGCGAACTCGTACCCGG encodes:
- a CDS encoding M50 family metallopeptidase, with the translated sequence MSLFWFLIIIGVSVFVHELGHYLAARVQGVRVKAFSVGFGPVLWRKRAWDTEWRLSAIPLGGDADIEGLLPEERGRGYDALPFLGKLFVLVAGVLMNVLLAWVLLAYLFSAQGVPEATGRAVILEVLPGSVAEEAGLKPGDVLVAVDGKPLRRPQEIEAVKVTGPHTLTVLREGREVALSLTWGEGMEKLGVVYQPEVAYRQVGFLQGLALAAGRTLAFGPTMVQALVGGLIGVLSGNANSGVVGPVGIVAEAGRAAQEGLFRLIELTAAINLSLALFNLLPIPALDGGRILLLFLTRFLRIRPEQEALVHYLGFLFLMLLVLLVTLQDLRRLLGG
- a CDS encoding glycosyltransferase family 2 protein, producing MEATVLIPAYNEEATVAQVVRVAREAGFPVVVADDGSRDKTALEAQGAGAEVVRLEGNRGKGGAIAEGLKRVRTPLVLLLDADLLGLRPEHLKDLLLPVARGEAEMTVGVFRGGRLSTDLAMRLTPFLSGQRALRTQDLREVEGLEGARYDLELLLTRHAKKRGWRVRYLPLTGVSQVMKEEKRGLLPGLLHRLRMYKEILRYRLKAR
- the proC gene encoding pyrroline-5-carboxylate reductase; amino-acid sequence: MRLVFLGLGKMGRSILKGALARGFLRPEEVGVVGRTPERTRELAEAFGIRPVPLEELSQAERVLIAVQPRDFPHLAPEVARPEVGYISIMAGVSTALLARRLSNRRVVRAMPNLAAVIGESSTALTALPEAREAGDLDFARALFATVGDVYEIPEHLFDPFTAMSASAPAYLALVAEALADAGVKMGMPRALALRLAAEALAATGELLKGRHPGQLKDEVASPGGTTIHGLHALEARALRAAFYEAVEAATRRGHELGEVE
- a CDS encoding RsmB/NOP family class I SAM-dependent RNA methyltransferase, which gives rise to MRPTTPRGLALAVLLEVERGGRAQLLLDRALDRSDLPERDKAYVTHLVYGVLRRLRLLDFLLEPHLRAPDRLPKEVLWILRLGALEWLLGKEDHARVSPWVEEAKARHPALSGLVNAVLRRLKPREAPECVRLSLPDWLCQAWRGFFGEVGFAEGFNEPAPLFVTAYRPVDLRPGPIPGSYIWEGPKEDFSRLGLQPQNPASLFAARLLEPEPGERVLDLCGGAGLKAFYLASRGAEVVSYDLNPRRQEAGAKTARRLGLKVTYRTQDLREPLKEKAKKVLLDAPCTGTGTFRAHPELRYRLKPEDPKAMARLQLELLETAAGATEEGGVLVYAVCSLTEEEGEGVARAFLERHPEFRLEAFSCPLPVLKAGLGVYVAPREGLDGFYYLRLRKVDSKA
- a CDS encoding stage V sporulation protein S, giving the protein METLRVSSKSRPNSVAGAIAALLRTKGEVEVQAIGPQAVNQAVKAIAIARGYIAPDNLDLVVKPAFVKLELENEERTALKFSIKAHPLES
- a CDS encoding type II toxin-antitoxin system RatA family toxin, which encodes MPEVRAERFIQAPPEKVYALAKDLEGLKPYLKEVESLKVLSREGHRTKSEWVAVAMGKKVRWLEEEEWDDENLRNRFFSPEGDFDRYEGTWVFLPEGEGTRVVLTLTYELTIPIFGGLLQKLVQKLMQENVESLLKGLEERVMAA
- a CDS encoding regulatory protein RecX encodes the protein MERAAALAHALRLLARRAMSEARLKEKLLARFAPEEIEEALERLKAMGYLDDRAFAETYVATRARYGPMKLRRLLLAQGVGEEIVEAVLPKEEDVLQAALKVLRRYPRRGDKAKAVRFLKGRGFPLGVALEAYRLVKEEESG
- a CDS encoding metallophosphoesterase, with the translated sequence MRVFAIADPHLSRVHPKPMTIFGPAWQGHPEAFFRGWREVVGPEDLVIVAGDISWAMRLAEAIPDLLDLASLPGRKVLLKGNHDYWWPSISRLRAVLPEGMYALQNDALVLDGVAVAGTRGWEYPPKTPEDEKIFAREVERLGLSLKALKGQPYRHLVLAFHFPPFGPGGEATPLLEMAAEAGPSAIVYGHLHGADPERLPQAYRGIPLHLVAADALGFRPKPILEV
- a CDS encoding CPBP family glutamic-type intramembrane protease, whose amino-acid sequence is MRGPWAFLLFLQGGLLLMGASGMLLLGLPLKGRNPWVEVPAGLLLLGLLQGLEGLFARLFPASFREAERLHRELGRSLKAAGLGPPALLLLALLSGVAEEVSFRGLLQTLLYAKFGAWGLLLQALLFALLHPAPRKAFAYTLYTGVAGLLLGLAYLLTGSLIPGILAHVLHNARGFYEAWRG
- a CDS encoding PrkA family serine protein kinase; amino-acid sequence: MGELDFIRQRQDLEAYRALSWEGSFADYLRLLKEDPRPLRTSFQRAHDMILAHGVEEYTLFREKLLHYPFFDDPFEGGKDAIFGLDKPLMRLVATLKAAAHRLGPERRILLLHGPVGSAKSTIARLLKKGLEAYSRTEEGRLYTFYWKTPEGPLPCPMHEEPLHLLPMEMREAFLAELRSLHPDYPYPLEVEGDLCPVCRFMMREALSRHGGDLAAVLEKEIAVKRLVLSEKDRIGIGTFQPKDEKNQDSTELTGDINYRKVAIYGSDSDPRAFNFDGELNIANRGIVEFIEILKLDVAFLYDLLTASQEHKIKSKKFAQTDIDEIVLGHTNEPEYRKLQANEYMEALRDRTIKIDIPYILRVSDEVKIYRRDFAKVRGKHIAPHTLEMAATWAVLTRLEPPKRAGLTLMQKLKLYDGRLLPGWTEEAVRELMGEAKREGLEGISPRYIQDKISNVLVTSEEPCINPFMVMNELEEGLKHHSLISDEKTRERYRALLQEVKAEYAEIVKNEVQRAIAADEEALNRLFHNYIDHVKAYVLGEKVKNPYTGAPEPPNERLMRSVEERIEIPESRKDDFRREIMNYIGAMALEGRQFTYKDNERLRRALELKLFEDQKDTIRLSALVSGTVDPETQAKIDVVKARLIRDYGYCEHCAGGVLEFAASIFARSER